From Cricetulus griseus strain 17A/GY chromosome 1 unlocalized genomic scaffold, alternate assembly CriGri-PICRH-1.0 chr1_0, whole genome shotgun sequence, a single genomic window includes:
- the Fkbpl gene encoding FK506-binding protein-like isoform X2, whose protein sequence is MQEQAQAQDAAVAAAPRGQREESAPEPAAAEVELPVPALKADAARARACSGGDLWFCPDGSFVKKVVVRGRGLDKPKLGSQCRVLASGFPFGSGMPEGWAELTIGLGRWREAAWGELTEKCLESMRQGEEAEILLPGCPAPLARLALDSFTPGRDSWELAAAEKEALASQERAMGTELFRAGDPRGAARCYGRALRMLLTLPPPRTPGQTVLYANLAACQLLLGQPGLATQSCDRVLEREPGHLKALYRRGVAQAALGNLEKATADLKKVLAADPQNRAAQEQLGRVVTEGKKQDAGLARGLRKMFC, encoded by the coding sequence ATGCAGGAGCAGGCGCAGGCGCAGGACGCCGCCGTCGCCGCCGCGCCGCGCGGGCAGCGGGAGGAGAGCGCCCCGGAGCCGGCCGCCGCGGAGGTGGAGCTCCCGGTGCCCGCGCTCAAGGCCGACGCCGCCAGGGCCCGCGCCTGCAGCGGCGGCGACCTCTGGTTCTGCCCCGACGGCAGCTTCGTGAAGAAGGTGGTGGTCCGGGGCCGCGGCCTCGACAAACCCAAACTCGGGTCCCAGTGCCGGGTGCTGGCTTCGGGGTTCCCCTTCGGGTCCGGGATGCCCGAGGGCTGGGCGGAGCTGACCATCGGCCTAGGGCGCTGGAGGGAAGCCGCCTGGGGCGAGCTCACGGAAAAGTGCCTCGAGTCGATGCGCCAAGGCGAGGAAGCGGAGATCCTCCTCCCCGGGTGCCCCGCCCCGCTGGCCAGGCTCGCCCTGGACTCCTTCACCCCGGGCCGCGATTCCTGGGAGCTGGCGGCCGCGGAGAAGGAGGCCCTGGCCAGCCAGGAGCGCGCGATGGGCACAGAACTGTTCCGGGCCGGGGACCCTCGGGGCGCCGCGCGGTGCTACGGGCGCGCTCTCCGGATGCTGCTGACGCTGCCCCCGCCCAGGACCCCGGGACAAACCGTGCTTTACGCCAACCTGGCGGCCTGCCAGTTGCTGCTGGGCCAGCCCGGGCTGGCGACCCAGAGCTGCGACCGGGTGCTGGAGCGGGAGCCGGGCCACCTCAAGGCCTTGTACCGAAGGGGCGTGGCCCAGGCCGCCCTCGGGAACCTGGAGAAAGCGACGGCTGACCTCAAGAAAGTGCTAGCGGCCGACCCCCAAAACCGCGCCGCGCAAGAGCAGCTGGGCAGGGTGGTCACCGAGGGCAAGAAACAGGACGCTGGGCTAGCGCGGGGTCTGCGCAAGATGTTCTGTTGA
- the Atf6b gene encoding cyclic AMP-dependent transcription factor ATF-6 beta isoform X2 — MVGGGGKMAELMLLSEIADPTRFFTDNLLSPEDWDSTLYSGLDEVAEEQAPLFRCVEQDVPFDSNPLDVGMDVSPPEPPWDPLPIFPDLQVKSEPSSPCSSSSLSSESSHLSAEPSSQVPGVGEVLSVKMESLAPPLCLLGDDPASPFETVQITVGSVADDPSDIQTKVEPASPSSSVNSEASLLSADSPSQAFIGEEVLEVKTESPSPPGCLLWDVPAPSLGAVQISMGPSPVSSSGKAPATRKPPLQPKPVVLTTVQVPPRAGPPSTTVLLQPLVQQPAVSPVVLIQGAIRVQPEGPAPAVPRPERKSIVPAPLPGNSCPPEVDAKLLKRQQRMIKNRESACQSRRKKKEYLQGLEARLQAVLADNQQLRRENAALRRRLETLLTENSELKLGSGNRKVVCIMVFLLFIAFNFGPVSISEPPPAPISPRMSREEARPRRHLLEFSEQGPAHGVEPLQKAARGPEERQPSPAGRPSFRNLTAFPGGAKELLLRDLDQLFLASDCRHFNRTESLRLADELSGWVQRHQRGRRRMPHRAQERQKSQLRKKSPPVKPVPTQPPGPPERDPVGQLQLYRHPGRSQPEFLDAIDRREDTFYVVSFRRDHLLLPAISHNKTSRPKMSLVMPAMAPNETVSGRGPPGDYEEMMQIECEVMDTRVIHIKTSTVPPSLRKQPSPTPGNTTGGPLPASAASQASQASHQPLYLNHP; from the exons atggtggggggtggggggaagatgGCGGAGCTGATGCTCCTGAGCGAGATCGCCGACCCGACGCGCTTCTTCACCGACAACCTGCTGAGCCCGGAGGACTGGG ACAGCACCCTGTACAGCGGCCTGGATGAAGTGGCCGAGGAGCAGGCGCCGCTGTTCCGCTGCGTGGAGCAGGATGTCCCG TTTGACAGCAACCCTCTGGATGTGGGGATGGATGTCAGCCCCCCTGAGCCCCCCTGGGACCCTCTACCTATCTTCCCAG ATCTTCAGGTGAAGTCTGAGCCGTCCTCTCcatgctcttcctcctccctgaGCTCAGAGTCATCGCATCTTTCTGCAGAGCCCTCCAGCCAG GTTCCTGGAGTAGGGGAGGTCCTCAGTGTGAAGATGGAGTCCTTAGCACCTCCACTCTGCCTGCTGGGAGACGATCCAGCATCCCCATTTGAAACGGTCCAAATCACCGTGGGTTCTGTCGCTGATGACCCCTCAG ATATCCAGACCAAGGTAGAACCCGCCTCTCCATCTTCTTCTGTCAACTCCGAGGCCTCCCTGCTCTCAGCAGACTCTCCCAGCCAG GCTTTTATAGGAGAGGAGGTTCTGGAAGTGAAGACGGAGTCCCCATCTCCTCCGGGGTGCCTCCTGTGGGATGTCCCAGCTCCTTCACTTGGAGCTGTCCAGATCAGCATGGGCCCATCACCTGTTAGTTCCTCAG GGAAAGCTCCAGCCACTCGGAAGCCTCCACTGCAGCCCAAGCCTGTGGTGCTAACCACAGTTCAGGTGCCACCTAGAGCTGGGCCTCCCAGCACTACTGTCCTTTTGCAGCCCCTCGTCCAGCAGCCCGCAG TGTCCCCAGTTGTCCTCATCCAAGGTGCTATTCGAGTCCAGCCTGAAGGGCCAGCCCCTGCAGTTCCACGGCCCGAAAGGAAGAGCATTGTCCCTGCTCCTCTgcctgggaactcctgccctCCTGAAGTGGAC GCAAAGCTGCTGAAGCGTCAGCAGCGAATGATCAAGAACAGAGAGTCGGCCTGCCAGTCCCGCCGGAAGAAGAAAGAGTATCTGCAGGGACTGGAGGCCAGACTGCAGGCTGTGCTGGCAGACAACCAGCAACTGCGCAGGGAGAATGCTGCCCTCCGGCGGCGGCTGGAGACCCTGCTGACAGAG AACAGTGAGCTCAAGCTGGGCTCTGGGAACAGGAAAGTTGTCTGCATCATggtcttccttctcttcattgcCTTCAACTTTGGACCTGTGAG CATTAGTGAGCCACCTCCAGCTCCCATCTCTCCTCGGATGAGCAGGGAGGAAGCTCGACCCAGGAGACACCTGCTGGAGTTCTCCGAGCAGGGGCCAGCTCATGGTGTTGAACCCCTCCAGAAAGCTGCCCGGGGCCCAGAGGAGCGGCAGCCCAGCCCTGCAGGCAGGCCCAGCTTCAG AAACCTGACAGCCTTCCCTGGCGGGGCCAAGGAGCTGCTGCTGAGAGACCTGGACCAGCTCTTCCTCGCCTCTGACTGCCGCCACTTCAACCGCACGGAGTCCCTGAG GCTTGCTGATGAGCTGAGTGGCTGGGTGCAGCGTCACCAGAGAGGTCGACGGAGGATGCCTCACAGGGCCCAGGAGAGACAG AAGTCTCAGCTACGGAAGAAGTCACCGCCAGTGAAACCAGTCCCCACCCAACCTCCAGGACCTCCTGAGAG GGACCCTGTGGGGCAGCTGCAGCTCTACCGCCACCCAGGCCGTTCGCAGCCTGAGTTTCTAGATGCAATCGACCGGCGGGAAGACACCTTCTATGTTGTCTCCTTCCGAAGG gacCACTTGCTGCTCCCGGCCATCAGCCACAACAAGACGTCCAGACCCAAGATGTCCCTGGTGATGCCAGCCATGGCCCCCAATG AGACCGTGTCAGGCCGGGGGCCCCCAGGGGACTATGAGGAGATGATGCAGATCGAGTGTGAGGTCATGGACACCAGGGTGATTCACATCAAGACCTCCACGGTGCCCCCCTCACTCCGGAAGCAGCCATCCCCAACCCCAGGCAATACCACAGGTGGCCCCCTGCCAGCTTCTGCAGCCAGTCAGGCCAGTCAGGCCTCCCACCAGCCCCTCTACCTCAACCACCCCTGA